From the Alkalibacter rhizosphaerae genome, one window contains:
- a CDS encoding transposase, giving the protein MAKYSEEFKLSIIKQMMPPQNKTVSILSKENGIAEQTLFKWKREAKAKGIVITDGEAQSEKWSTHDKFMIVVETASLNAAELSEYCRQKGLYVEQVESWRDACMQANGGVAEEASRLNKESKEKDKEIKKLQKELKRKEEALAETAALIVLRKKAQAIWGDDEEE; this is encoded by the coding sequence ATGGCTAAATATAGCGAAGAATTTAAGCTGAGTATCATAAAACAAATGATGCCACCACAAAATAAAACAGTAAGTATCTTGTCAAAAGAAAATGGCATCGCCGAGCAAACGCTCTTCAAGTGGAAACGCGAAGCAAAGGCCAAAGGTATTGTTATTACTGACGGAGAAGCTCAAAGTGAAAAATGGAGCACTCATGACAAGTTCATGATCGTAGTTGAAACAGCATCACTAAATGCCGCAGAACTATCTGAATACTGTCGCCAAAAGGGACTTTATGTTGAACAGGTCGAATCATGGAGAGACGCTTGTATGCAGGCCAATGGAGGCGTGGCAGAAGAAGCATCTCGATTAAATAAAGAAAGTAAAGAAAAAGACAAAGAAATTAAAAAATTGCAAAAGGAACTTAAACGAAAAGAAGAAGCTCTTGCTGAAACCGCAGCACTCATCGTGCTTAGAAAAAAGGCCCAAGCCATCTGGGGGGACGACGAGGAAGAATGA
- a CDS encoding IS3 family transposase, which produces MTSQSNRIKVVVAIDEAVLSGARQFKACEVVGISERTYQRWKVQGNDTKDGRPDALRPIPANKLHLEEEKRILEVMNQKEHRSLSPNQVFHKLIDKEGIYIASVSSFYRVLRYFGQVNHRGYAKAPISKNITTHCATGPNQVWMWDITWLPGPVKGIYYYLYMIIDLFSRKVVGWEIWDHESSENASVLVKKAAYSENVLMKNEPLVLHSDNGSPMKGASLLTTLYNLGIVRSNSRPRVSNDNAYIESMFRTVKYMPSFPHNGFSDIETARRWVDAFVDYYNNDHHHSSLKFLTPNQRHNGSSDEILQRRKEILETAKAKNPERWTGPVQNCTMEQAVWLNPSKEKNSEKAC; this is translated from the coding sequence TTGACCAGCCAATCAAATCGCATCAAAGTGGTTGTGGCCATCGACGAAGCAGTCCTTTCTGGAGCCAGACAGTTCAAGGCTTGCGAAGTCGTCGGTATCAGCGAGAGGACCTACCAGCGCTGGAAAGTTCAAGGTAACGATACAAAAGACGGTCGTCCGGATGCGCTAAGACCCATACCTGCAAACAAGCTGCATTTGGAGGAGGAGAAGAGGATCCTGGAGGTGATGAACCAAAAGGAACATCGAAGCCTTTCACCAAATCAAGTCTTTCATAAGCTCATTGATAAAGAAGGAATATATATCGCTTCGGTTTCAAGTTTTTATCGGGTCTTGAGATATTTTGGTCAAGTCAATCATCGGGGCTATGCAAAAGCACCCATAAGCAAGAATATTACAACACATTGTGCAACAGGCCCCAATCAGGTCTGGATGTGGGATATCACCTGGCTTCCCGGTCCCGTGAAAGGAATATACTATTACCTGTACATGATCATTGATTTATTCAGCCGCAAAGTGGTTGGCTGGGAGATCTGGGATCACGAGAGTTCTGAAAACGCCAGTGTTCTTGTGAAGAAGGCTGCGTACTCTGAAAATGTATTGATGAAGAACGAGCCTTTGGTGTTACATTCTGATAACGGAAGTCCGATGAAAGGTGCTTCCTTGTTGACAACGCTGTATAATCTAGGGATCGTGCGATCCAACAGCAGGCCAAGAGTGAGCAATGACAATGCTTATATTGAGTCAATGTTCCGAACGGTCAAATACATGCCATCTTTTCCCCATAATGGATTTTCAGATATTGAAACTGCCCGCAGATGGGTCGATGCCTTCGTTGATTATTATAATAATGACCACCACCACAGCAGCTTGAAATTTTTGACTCCCAACCAAAGACACAATGGATCGTCCGATGAGATCCTTCAAAGAAGAAAAGAAATACTGGAAACTGCAAAGGCAAAGAACCCTGAACGATGGACCGGACCGGTTCAAAACTGCACCATGGAACAAGCCGTTTGGCTGAATCCATCAAAAGAAAAAAACAGTGAAAAAGCATGCTAG
- a CDS encoding IS5 family transposase, with translation MYIRKTNQIKFSDDFFLPFGGTLNKNNRWVILADLIPWSDFEDAYAKNFKPSNKGEEALSVRVALGTLILQTKMKLVDAEVPLQVMENPYLQYFLGYDSFEDDKPPFDSSLITHFRKRFKPDILMEINNIIAMKELETIADKNKEDDSDNNNGSGPTQPPNEDVQISFDDIPKRGKLILDATCAPSDIRFPTDLRLLNEAREKLEEMIDVLHAPDISVLPKPRTYRNRARKDYLSLEKQRKKRSKAIRKAIRKQLGYVKRDLEYVRSYLEDPTRAELLTKRQSDQLGTIEKLYGQQQYMYDERTHSVEERIVSISQPYIRPIVRGKAGSDVEFGCKVMTSVVDGYTFVEKLDFDTFNEGILLQEAVEQYRRRFGCYPEAVLADSIFRNRKNLAWLKLRGIRISGPRLGRKPKVVSPEVKKIQKADNGERNAVEGSYGVGKRKYGLGLIKTKLEDTTKSVIILQFLVMNLDRRLRSLLSQFWIRFICDIKAKNLVAANSL, from the coding sequence ATGTACATCAGAAAAACCAACCAGATCAAGTTTTCGGATGACTTTTTCCTGCCTTTTGGTGGAACGCTCAACAAAAACAATCGCTGGGTCATACTGGCCGATTTGATTCCTTGGTCCGATTTCGAGGATGCCTATGCCAAGAACTTCAAACCCTCCAACAAGGGAGAGGAAGCACTATCTGTCCGGGTTGCTCTGGGAACGTTGATATTGCAAACCAAAATGAAGCTGGTGGATGCCGAAGTACCCTTGCAGGTGATGGAAAATCCATACCTCCAGTATTTCCTTGGATATGACAGCTTTGAAGACGATAAGCCGCCGTTTGATTCATCCCTGATCACCCACTTTCGAAAGCGGTTCAAACCGGACATCCTTATGGAGATAAACAACATCATTGCCATGAAAGAGCTGGAAACCATTGCTGACAAAAACAAGGAGGACGATTCCGATAACAATAATGGTTCTGGTCCAACACAGCCACCAAATGAGGATGTTCAAATCAGCTTTGATGACATTCCGAAGAGAGGGAAATTGATCCTTGATGCTACCTGTGCACCCAGCGATATTCGCTTTCCGACGGACCTGCGCCTTCTCAACGAAGCCCGGGAAAAGTTGGAAGAGATGATTGATGTTCTCCATGCCCCAGATATCAGTGTTTTGCCAAAACCTAGAACCTACAGAAATCGCGCTCGTAAAGATTATTTGTCCCTGGAGAAGCAGCGCAAGAAACGCAGCAAGGCGATACGAAAAGCAATTCGTAAACAGCTTGGCTATGTGAAGCGGGACCTGGAATATGTAAGATCCTATCTTGAAGATCCCACAAGGGCTGAACTACTGACAAAACGCCAGAGCGACCAGCTTGGTACCATAGAAAAACTGTATGGGCAGCAACAATATATGTACGATGAGAGAACCCACAGTGTAGAAGAGAGAATTGTAAGCATTTCTCAGCCGTACATCAGACCCATTGTCCGAGGGAAAGCAGGCTCAGACGTAGAGTTTGGGTGCAAGGTCATGACAAGCGTCGTGGATGGTTACACCTTCGTAGAAAAGCTTGACTTTGATACTTTCAACGAAGGGATTCTCCTGCAGGAAGCAGTGGAACAATACCGCAGGCGCTTTGGCTGCTATCCGGAAGCCGTTCTAGCGGATTCCATCTTTCGTAACCGCAAGAACCTGGCATGGCTCAAACTTCGAGGGATTCGCATCAGCGGACCCAGGCTTGGACGGAAACCGAAAGTTGTTTCACCGGAAGTCAAGAAGATACAAAAGGCAGACAATGGTGAACGTAATGCGGTAGAAGGATCCTACGGTGTCGGCAAGAGGAAATATGGCTTGGGCCTTATTAAAACCAAGCTTGAAGATACAACGAAAAGCGTCATTATTCTACAGTTTCTGGTAATGAACTTGGACCGGAGGCTTCGGTCCCTTTTGTCGCAATTTTGGATTCGCTTCATTTGCGACATTAAGGCAAAGAATTTGGTTGCTGCCAACAGTCTGTGA
- a CDS encoding cadherin-like beta sandwich domain-containing protein yields MKKFGIILVIMFCIFSILPGETIQAAGFSTSISGPGTISAGQTFSVDLRASSSVPLYGIEGSFSYDTGKLQLVSSTGKNGYTLTQGSKVVVDAASPKSGSFTFATVTFKAKSGFTIGSSAKVSMGGVIGSDGSATLSGSGSSKTVSMPVPKSSNNYLASLSVSPKGISFDKNKTSYTVVVDNNVTSAAIKASAADPKASVSGTGTKSLKVYENRFNVTVTAENGSKRTYSINIVRRDEDGNAGALSKNNNLKSLGVEGYPLEFKADVLDYILDVDNLITDVEISAEVADGKASMEIKKTTPFVVGENVVEVVVTSESGDNKTYVIRINRSGSAPTVPMAGLMEALGKVTSEEIAVISDETGVLTTEMLTALKDSGKTLIVKGRDESGKSLYEWTLNCGALQGGETLRTRVSFTSPNGAMMDAASNYAKGWILSFEDNETLPEGTRFQLFTGDGYQDGDLLRLYYFNEETQKLELVQEDLVVTDGAVVFPLEHTSDYLLTASKVPLEEEGGINIWILLAGLELMVILILGGLLLKNNKIKA; encoded by the coding sequence ATGAAAAAGTTTGGGATCATCCTAGTTATCATGTTTTGCATATTTTCCATATTGCCGGGAGAAACCATCCAGGCCGCTGGATTTTCCACCTCCATCAGCGGACCGGGGACCATTTCTGCCGGTCAGACCTTCAGCGTGGATCTGCGGGCGTCCAGTTCCGTGCCATTATACGGCATTGAAGGATCTTTTTCCTACGATACCGGTAAATTGCAGCTGGTTTCTTCTACGGGAAAGAATGGGTATACCCTGACACAGGGCTCAAAAGTGGTGGTGGACGCTGCATCACCAAAAAGTGGATCTTTTACTTTTGCTACAGTGACCTTCAAGGCAAAAAGCGGCTTTACCATTGGGAGTTCGGCCAAAGTCTCCATGGGTGGAGTCATCGGTTCGGACGGCTCAGCTACTTTGAGCGGATCCGGCTCTTCCAAAACCGTTTCCATGCCGGTGCCCAAATCATCCAACAATTACCTGGCCTCTTTGAGCGTATCCCCTAAAGGGATCTCCTTTGACAAGAACAAAACCTCTTATACGGTGGTGGTGGACAACAATGTCACTTCTGCCGCCATCAAGGCTTCGGCAGCGGATCCCAAGGCATCTGTTTCCGGTACTGGCACAAAGTCCTTGAAAGTGTATGAAAATCGTTTCAACGTTACAGTGACGGCGGAAAACGGAAGCAAGCGAACCTATAGCATCAACATCGTCCGTCGGGATGAAGACGGGAATGCAGGAGCTTTGTCCAAAAACAACAACCTGAAATCCTTGGGTGTAGAGGGATATCCCTTGGAATTCAAGGCGGATGTACTGGATTACATCCTGGATGTGGACAACTTGATCACGGATGTGGAGATATCGGCGGAAGTGGCGGACGGCAAGGCATCCATGGAGATCAAAAAAACCACCCCCTTTGTGGTGGGTGAAAATGTGGTGGAAGTGGTGGTCACCTCTGAAAGCGGAGACAACAAGACTTATGTGATCCGGATCAACCGAAGCGGTTCGGCTCCTACGGTCCCTATGGCGGGATTGATGGAAGCCCTGGGGAAAGTCACTAGTGAAGAGATCGCCGTCATATCGGATGAAACGGGGGTATTGACGACGGAAATGCTCACTGCATTGAAAGACAGCGGGAAGACCCTTATTGTGAAAGGTCGGGATGAATCTGGCAAGTCCCTTTATGAATGGACTTTGAACTGTGGAGCATTGCAAGGGGGAGAGACCCTTCGAACCAGGGTATCTTTTACTTCTCCAAATGGAGCCATGATGGACGCCGCATCCAACTACGCCAAAGGATGGATCCTGTCCTTTGAAGACAATGAAACCCTGCCGGAAGGAACCCGGTTCCAGTTGTTTACCGGTGACGGCTACCAAGACGGAGATCTGCTGCGACTTTACTATTTCAACGAAGAGACCCAGAAGCTGGAGCTGGTGCAGGAAGACCTGGTTGTGACAGATGGGGCTGTCGTGTTTCCCTTGGAGCATACTTCCGAT
- a CDS encoding transposase, whose protein sequence is MATYSKEFKDKLIKLMLPPENRSIKELVDEYHVHEQTLYKWRKKAKSKGTVYQDHAGSKQKYSKEMQLQIIIETSPLNNHELSEYCRRKGIYAEEIEVWKQAFITGETAEESKVKKELKDSQAELKLTKKELERKEKALAEAAALLVLKKKMQAIWSSDEED, encoded by the coding sequence ATGGCTACCTACAGTAAAGAATTTAAAGACAAATTAATCAAGTTGATGTTACCACCCGAAAACAGGTCCATTAAGGAACTGGTTGATGAGTATCATGTTCATGAACAAACCCTGTATAAATGGCGTAAAAAGGCAAAATCCAAAGGGACGGTCTATCAGGATCATGCAGGCTCCAAACAAAAATATTCTAAAGAAATGCAGTTGCAAATCATTATTGAGACCAGTCCACTCAACAACCATGAGCTCTCAGAATATTGCCGACGCAAAGGCATATATGCGGAGGAAATCGAAGTCTGGAAGCAAGCATTCATCACCGGTGAAACAGCTGAAGAATCCAAGGTCAAAAAAGAACTCAAGGACAGTCAAGCAGAGCTTAAACTTACAAAAAAGGAACTGGAGCGCAAGGAGAAAGCTCTTGCCGAAGCTGCCGCACTCTTGGTATTAAAAAAAAAGATGCAAGCGATTTGGAGTTCGGACGAGGAAGATTGA
- a CDS encoding S8 family serine peptidase, which translates to MKTGRKQWINILLCLFLLFGPFFGIQGELLAQAKESGPSSDGKIKTINVKIKQEPLKELFGKDQQPDFAPLGISKAKKVDLPRSKKMKKSRYEETAWYTVEIPEGEDSAVIMERLSQEVDVLYVEENPERYLLEGITDPLLEDQWHLDAIKASEAWGYVESLGLPDDALEDVVVAVIDSGIRTTHEDLVDTLWVNGGEIPGNGLDDDENGYIDDVHGYNTYDDNSNIEDVNGHGTHVAGIIAASRGNGLGGAGVSDNVRIMPVRASSPTGSLTAASTIAALAYAVENGAQVVNMSYGGYVGSVMEAEAYLAASEQAVLVAAAGNEGRATSSAKSYPAAYPGVLGVMSTDPAPKSDGDYLSDFSNWDNQLDDGIGYEVMAPGGSILSTFFTGDQAYGNKSGTSMATPVVTGMAGLLRGLYPDPVGMTPGEIGEQIIQSGTIAQGITYNNVVYSYPYVDLEKALKMPNAMELVQDRILLHGAEDSLQMQVDVLPQYADPSMTWESVHEQVALVDDGGNVTASGYGATVLVGTSLFGGLSVMADVVVSEAPVDQVTGLAWKSQPTNTQHDYGTPMDLSDGVVKVIMDSGLIYEMPLLGSMVEGYDPFVLGEQQLTVEFFGYQLQYTVEVADVLESIQMKTLPNKIAYLYGEAFAPTGGMVQGNMVSGASTQIPLTTEMVTGYDPYRLGNQQLTVTYDGKTTSFGVRVDDYATSIQMKTLPTKRTYNLGESLNTNGGIVTANMASGAKQDAGLTTAMVTGFDPNKLGTQTLTVSYLNKTTTFTVTVVQQTFGVTFSVDGPGGSLNATVDGKTIASGAKVIHGKTVQLTAIPSKRYRVYEWKVNDSLVAGTETSKSVTVNKETTVNVTFVLEGDLNDDGTSNITDLVTLRRYLAGLTNVAGKGKIAADINNDGSINITDLVILRRRLAGLE; encoded by the coding sequence ATGAAAACAGGAAGAAAACAATGGATCAATATATTGCTGTGCCTATTCCTGCTTTTCGGACCTTTTTTTGGTATTCAAGGGGAGCTCTTGGCCCAGGCGAAAGAGTCTGGACCATCTTCAGATGGAAAGATAAAGACCATCAACGTAAAAATCAAGCAGGAGCCTCTCAAGGAATTGTTTGGAAAAGATCAACAACCGGACTTTGCCCCTTTGGGCATATCCAAGGCAAAGAAAGTGGATCTTCCAAGATCAAAAAAAATGAAGAAGAGCAGATACGAAGAAACGGCGTGGTACACGGTGGAGATCCCGGAAGGGGAAGACTCTGCTGTGATCATGGAGCGACTGAGCCAGGAAGTGGATGTACTATATGTAGAAGAAAATCCGGAGAGGTATCTTTTGGAAGGGATCACGGATCCGCTACTGGAGGATCAATGGCACTTGGATGCCATCAAGGCTTCCGAAGCTTGGGGTTATGTGGAGTCCCTGGGATTGCCCGATGACGCACTGGAAGACGTGGTAGTGGCCGTCATTGATAGCGGGATTCGCACCACCCATGAAGACCTGGTGGACACTTTGTGGGTCAATGGGGGAGAAATCCCGGGAAATGGACTGGATGACGATGAAAATGGCTACATCGATGATGTCCATGGATACAACACGTATGATGATAACAGCAATATTGAAGACGTGAACGGTCACGGCACCCATGTAGCCGGCATCATTGCCGCTTCCAGGGGAAATGGTCTTGGAGGAGCTGGAGTCTCTGATAATGTTCGCATCATGCCGGTTCGTGCATCCAGTCCCACTGGATCCCTTACTGCTGCTTCCACCATTGCTGCACTGGCTTACGCCGTGGAAAACGGAGCCCAAGTCGTCAACATGAGCTATGGAGGATACGTCGGTTCTGTCATGGAAGCGGAAGCATATCTGGCGGCATCGGAGCAAGCTGTTTTGGTTGCGGCGGCAGGAAACGAAGGTAGAGCCACTTCTTCTGCAAAATCCTACCCGGCAGCTTATCCGGGTGTTCTTGGTGTAATGAGTACGGATCCTGCACCCAAGTCCGACGGAGATTATTTGTCCGACTTCTCCAACTGGGACAATCAACTTGATGACGGCATTGGCTACGAAGTAATGGCTCCAGGGGGATCGATTCTTAGTACGTTTTTTACGGGAGATCAGGCATACGGAAATAAAAGCGGAACCTCCATGGCTACACCGGTGGTGACGGGAATGGCGGGATTGCTTCGAGGCTTGTATCCTGACCCAGTGGGAATGACGCCTGGAGAAATTGGCGAGCAGATCATCCAGTCGGGGACCATTGCCCAAGGGATCACATATAATAATGTGGTCTATTCCTACCCGTATGTGGATTTGGAAAAAGCCCTGAAAATGCCAAATGCCATGGAACTGGTGCAAGACCGGATCCTTCTCCACGGAGCGGAGGATTCTTTACAGATGCAAGTGGATGTTTTGCCCCAGTATGCAGATCCATCCATGACATGGGAATCGGTGCATGAGCAGGTGGCTTTAGTAGATGATGGTGGAAATGTCACGGCTTCCGGGTATGGGGCCACAGTACTGGTTGGGACCTCTCTATTTGGTGGCTTGAGTGTCATGGCAGATGTGGTGGTTTCGGAAGCGCCCGTTGATCAGGTAACAGGCTTGGCATGGAAAAGTCAGCCGACCAACACACAACATGATTACGGAACTCCCATGGATCTTTCCGATGGGGTGGTGAAAGTGATCATGGACAGCGGTTTGATTTATGAAATGCCGCTGTTGGGATCCATGGTGGAAGGCTACGATCCTTTTGTATTGGGAGAGCAGCAACTAACAGTGGAGTTTTTCGGATATCAGCTGCAATATACGGTGGAGGTGGCGGATGTACTGGAATCCATCCAAATGAAGACCCTGCCCAACAAGATCGCTTACTTGTATGGGGAAGCATTTGCGCCAACAGGCGGAATGGTCCAAGGAAATATGGTCAGTGGAGCAAGTACACAAATTCCGTTAACAACGGAAATGGTGACCGGGTACGATCCATACAGACTTGGGAATCAGCAATTGACGGTTACGTATGACGGCAAAACCACCAGTTTTGGTGTCCGAGTGGACGATTATGCAACCTCCATTCAGATGAAGACACTTCCCACCAAGAGGACTTATAACCTGGGTGAAAGTCTGAACACCAACGGCGGGATCGTTACAGCAAACATGGCCAGCGGAGCAAAACAGGACGCAGGTTTGACGACTGCCATGGTGACTGGATTTGATCCGAACAAACTGGGGACCCAGACCTTGACTGTATCTTATCTGAACAAGACCACCACCTTTACAGTGACGGTGGTCCAACAAACCTTTGGGGTGACTTTTTCAGTGGATGGTCCCGGTGGAAGCTTGAATGCCACAGTGGACGGCAAGACCATCGCTTCCGGAGCGAAAGTCATCCATGGAAAAACAGTGCAGCTTACGGCAATTCCGTCGAAACGATATCGGGTATATGAGTGGAAGGTCAACGACAGCCTTGTGGCAGGAACGGAAACGTCGAAAAGTGTGACGGTGAACAAGGAAACTACAGTGAATGTGACTTTTGTCCTGGAAGGGGATCTAAACGACGACGGGACGAGCAATATCACCGACTTGGTCACCTTGCGTCGGTACCTGGCAGGACTCACCAACGTGGCAGGCAAAGGCAAGATTGCAGCGGATATCAACAACGACGGTAGCATCAATATTACGGATCTCGTCATATTACGGCGACGATTGGCCGGATTGGAGTAG
- a CDS encoding IS256 family transposase: MSQDQVRQFIKENEIQSVEDIQNVLKDMFAETLQGMLEGEMDTHLGYQKHEDAKKETANRRNGHSSKSVRSDYGEVSLDIPRDRESEFEPVIVKKGQRNVTGIEDQVIALYAKGVSTRDIQAHLEQLYGIEVSPTLISNITNKIMPTIKEWQNRPLMRTYAMVFLDAIHYKVKQDGMIVNKAAYMVIGIDMDGQKDVLGMWIGENETSKFWLVVLNELKNRGVEDILIVSVDNLKGFNEAIAACYPQAEIQKCIVHQIRNSVRYVNYKDLRKVTADLKPIYQAPSEEAGLEALNEFEAIWGSKYPLIVSSWRNNWAELATFFKYPPQIRKIIYTTNIIESYHRQLRKVTKGKAIFPTDDALMKMLYLVTQDVMKKWTGRVHNWGQILLQLSVFFPERVKSYLP; encoded by the coding sequence ATGTCCCAGGATCAAGTAAGGCAGTTTATCAAAGAAAACGAGATTCAATCCGTGGAGGATATCCAAAACGTCCTCAAAGACATGTTTGCAGAAACGCTGCAAGGCATGCTGGAAGGGGAAATGGATACTCATCTCGGGTACCAGAAACACGAAGATGCCAAAAAAGAAACTGCAAATCGTCGAAATGGACATAGTTCCAAATCAGTCCGCAGCGATTATGGCGAAGTGAGTCTGGACATTCCACGGGATCGAGAGAGTGAATTCGAACCTGTAATCGTCAAGAAAGGCCAAAGAAACGTGACCGGCATCGAAGATCAAGTCATAGCCTTGTACGCCAAAGGGGTCAGCACAAGAGACATTCAAGCTCATTTGGAGCAGCTCTATGGGATTGAGGTTTCCCCTACCTTGATATCCAACATTACAAACAAAATTATGCCTACCATAAAGGAATGGCAAAACCGCCCTCTTATGAGGACTTATGCCATGGTTTTCTTGGATGCCATTCATTATAAAGTCAAACAAGATGGTATGATTGTCAATAAAGCGGCCTATATGGTCATCGGCATCGACATGGATGGACAGAAGGATGTCCTGGGCATGTGGATTGGCGAAAACGAAACCTCCAAGTTCTGGCTGGTAGTACTCAACGAACTGAAAAACCGGGGTGTGGAGGATATTCTTATTGTCAGCGTCGATAATCTAAAAGGTTTTAACGAAGCAATCGCTGCCTGCTATCCGCAAGCAGAAATCCAAAAATGCATCGTTCACCAGATTCGCAACAGTGTTCGATACGTCAACTATAAGGATCTACGAAAAGTTACAGCTGATTTAAAACCAATCTATCAAGCACCCAGTGAGGAAGCAGGATTGGAGGCACTCAATGAATTTGAAGCCATTTGGGGGAGCAAATACCCTCTTATTGTGAGTTCCTGGCGAAATAACTGGGCGGAACTGGCAACCTTCTTTAAATACCCGCCACAGATCAGAAAGATCATCTATACTACAAATATCATAGAAAGCTACCATCGTCAATTACGTAAAGTGACCAAAGGGAAAGCTATCTTTCCCACAGATGATGCCTTGATGAAAATGCTGTATTTAGTAACGCAGGATGTCATGAAAAAATGGACTGGACGAGTGCACAACTGGGGGCAAATCCTCCTGCAGCTGTCCGTATTCTTTCCGGAACGGGTCAAAAGTTATCTGCCGTAA
- a CDS encoding IS3 family transposase: protein MRPEPSNKLTRQEKERIIEVVNSPEYKSLPPSQIVPALADKGEYIASESTMYKVLKEYSMQHHRGISKAPVKRTISTHYADGPNQVWMWDITYLPAGIKGKYYYLYLILDLYSRKIISWEVYEKESADYASKLVRRAFMSENRTKDMKPLVLHSDNGSPMKGATLLETLIMLGVMPSNSRPRVSNDNAYAEAIFKTLKYRPGYPRKGLASIEDARTWVLKFARWYNKEHHHSGLNFLTPEQRHNGLGEAVLANRKGLSIILCF from the coding sequence ATCAGACCTGAACCAAGTAATAAACTAACTAGGCAAGAAAAAGAACGAATCATAGAAGTTGTTAACAGCCCAGAATATAAGAGTCTACCACCAAGTCAAATTGTCCCGGCATTAGCTGACAAAGGCGAGTATATCGCATCAGAATCAACAATGTACAAAGTTCTTAAAGAATATAGTATGCAACACCACAGAGGTATTTCTAAGGCACCTGTAAAACGAACAATATCAACACATTATGCTGATGGGCCTAATCAAGTTTGGATGTGGGACATCACATATTTGCCCGCTGGAATCAAAGGTAAATATTACTATTTATACTTGATTCTAGATTTGTACAGTCGGAAAATCATATCTTGGGAAGTCTATGAAAAAGAATCCGCTGACTACGCCAGTAAACTTGTACGCCGAGCTTTCATGAGTGAAAATCGCACAAAAGATATGAAACCACTTGTTCTCCACAGTGACAATGGCAGTCCGATGAAAGGCGCGACATTACTTGAAACCTTGATTATGCTTGGCGTTATGCCGTCAAATAGTAGACCACGTGTGAGTAATGACAATGCGTACGCAGAAGCAATCTTTAAAACACTTAAATATCGTCCCGGTTATCCACGTAAGGGCCTTGCAAGTATAGAAGATGCAAGAACCTGGGTACTGAAATTTGCACGCTGGTATAACAAGGAGCATCATCACAGTGGGCTTAATTTTCTGACCCCGGAACAAAGACACAATGGACTTGGAGAAGCTGTATTAGCAAATCGAAAGGGTCTGTCAATAATTTTGTGCTTTTAG